The Mucilaginibacter gracilis genomic interval CGCACATAGCCTTACACCCATTGAAAAATATCATACTCGTTTTACTGCTTATCCCAACTGTACTATTTGGGCAAAAAACAACTGTTACGCGTGTTATTGATGGCGACACGTTTGTTATAGAGTCGGGAGAGCGGGTTAGAATGGTTGGGATAAACGCGCCCGAAATTTCGGACCTGTACGGGCAGGAGGCAAAACAGCACCTTCAACAATTAATTGAAGGTAAGGAAATTGAACTCTTGCCCGATCATCTTTCAAAAAACCACGACAGGTATTCGCGCATGTTAAGGTACGCCGTGTTAAATGGCGTTGATATTGACAAACAAATGCTTTTAGATGGCTTTGCGGTTGCCTATCTCAAATTTAAGTTTGACAAGCCCGACGAATACAAACAGGCCCAGATAGATGCACAAAACAACAGTGCCGGCATGTGGCACAAACCTAACGACAGTGTAATTGAACCTGATTTGCATCCTTCCTCCAAAAAAAGCTGGTTACTAAAAATGTTTCGTAAAAGGTATTTTTGGGGTTTGCTAACGGGCCTTTTAATTGTTGTAGTTTTGTACCGTTATTTAAAAAAATAACACCATTTTATTTACTATAAAATTAAAACATGAAACACGACGAAGTAGTTGCTGCGCTGCAAACAATAGCTGATAAGGGTATGGCAATAAATTTAAGTAAGGATGCCCTGCAAAACTTAAAATTGTATAATTTAATAGAAATAGCAAAGGGGGAAGAAAATGAAAGATCGCCGGCTTGCACACTAACTAAAAAGGGCCGTGTTATGCTAAAGGCAAATTTAAAACCTTAAAATATGGTTTAGTTACCACAGATTTTGCCATTATTTTATAAGTAATTTGCCCTATATGTTACCTTACCTACGCTGAAATTATTGTTTTAAATTACCTTATTTATTTTACCAAAATTACCCAACCTCTAAATAATACATTTATGCAAATAACAGTGGAAACTATAGTTAGCGCACCTGTAGAAAAAGTTTGGGACTTTTGGACCAAACCCGAACATATTATAAACTGGTGCCATGCATCGGACGATTGGCATACGCCCTATGCCGATAACGACTTACAAAAAGGTGGCAAGTTTAAAACCACAATGGCTGCTAAAAACGGTAGTTTTAGCTTTGATTTTGAAGGCATTTACACCAATGTAATAGCGCATAAACTAATTGAATATGTTTTGGCCGATGGACGAAAAGTACACATCCGTTTTGAGCCATTAGGCAACGGCACCCAAATAACCGAAACGTTTGAGGCCGAAACCGAAAACCCTGCCGAAATGCAGCAAAATGGTTGGCAGGCTATTTTAAATAACTTTAAAAAACACGCCGAGCTTAACAGTTAAAAAATTTGCGGCGTACCAAGTGTATACTATTTTAAACCCACAAAAATAGTATACTTAAAATAAAAGATTTTTGCAGTTTTAAAACCAACCCGCATATGTTAAAATAAGTTAAAAAAGCGCTAAAACAGGCCAAAAACGGCATATCTAACTAAAATTTCATCTAAATTTCATCTTGGGCGGTAGTTTTACATCAGCTTATTATTACAAGTAGTAAGGCTGTTTAAAACACTCAAC includes:
- a CDS encoding thermonuclease family protein, whose amino-acid sequence is MKNIILVLLLIPTVLFGQKTTVTRVIDGDTFVIESGERVRMVGINAPEISDLYGQEAKQHLQQLIEGKEIELLPDHLSKNHDRYSRMLRYAVLNGVDIDKQMLLDGFAVAYLKFKFDKPDEYKQAQIDAQNNSAGMWHKPNDSVIEPDLHPSSKKSWLLKMFRKRYFWGLLTGLLIVVVLYRYLKK
- a CDS encoding SRPBCC family protein, with translation MQITVETIVSAPVEKVWDFWTKPEHIINWCHASDDWHTPYADNDLQKGGKFKTTMAAKNGSFSFDFEGIYTNVIAHKLIEYVLADGRKVHIRFEPLGNGTQITETFEAETENPAEMQQNGWQAILNNFKKHAELNS